In one Modestobacter sp. L9-4 genomic region, the following are encoded:
- a CDS encoding BTAD domain-containing putative transcriptional regulator: MTPTVGVLGPVTAWADGTPLPLGGPRHRELLARLAVAHGQVVPVGSLVDTLWERPPDGAVAAVRTFVAALRRGLEPDRRPRTPARVLVTEGPGYALRAATDADAFTSAVERAAGLPPAAALALLEDALAGWRGPAYADVGDRSWARPERSRLTELHSTAVERAAAARLALGRAADAVPGLDAHVSAHPWREEGWRLLALALYRSGRRPDALAVLRRARSRLVDELGLDPSPQLAALERDVLHQAPALELADDPLTRATASWERAAGPRARLEATVGLLRSLSRTGAEGLAAAREQRLATIAAAEEIGDPLLTARVVGDLDVPGVWTTSDDPEQAAAVVAAAERALPVTGADAVRVRLLATVAVESRGLPGPRGAAAAREAEALARELGDPALLAVALGARTLQVFDRCGRAGDRDALGAELVELAGRHGLTDSLVLGHLVRMQSRSALGDLAGAGQHADLLDRLAVTHDRPLVGVFTGGWRALRAAVEDSPDAEEQLRTAARLRQDSGMPGVIDGLLTLTLACRQVARGEPVTPAGPAGPYAPWVEPHLRLAAGEPVEVSGLPDPPPGLLMEALWVLAGSAAVAVGDTELLAWARAALTPAAGQLAGAGSGMLSAGPVSDHLTRWDRLLGGVGRARPDRGPGRSRPAGTSSTGPA, translated from the coding sequence GTGACCCCCACCGTGGGCGTGCTCGGCCCGGTGACCGCCTGGGCCGACGGCACCCCGCTGCCCCTCGGCGGTCCCCGCCACCGGGAGCTGCTGGCCCGCCTCGCGGTGGCGCACGGGCAGGTGGTGCCGGTCGGCAGCCTCGTCGACACCCTCTGGGAACGGCCCCCGGACGGCGCGGTCGCCGCCGTCCGCACCTTCGTGGCGGCGCTGCGCCGCGGTCTGGAGCCGGACCGCCGGCCGCGCACCCCGGCGCGGGTGCTGGTCACCGAGGGCCCGGGCTACGCGCTGCGGGCGGCGACCGACGCCGACGCGTTCACCTCCGCCGTCGAGCGGGCGGCCGGGCTCCCACCGGCCGCGGCGCTGGCGCTGCTCGAGGACGCCCTGGCCGGCTGGCGGGGTCCGGCCTACGCCGACGTCGGCGACCGGTCGTGGGCCCGCCCGGAACGCAGCCGGCTCACCGAGCTGCACAGCACCGCCGTCGAGCGGGCCGCCGCCGCCCGGCTGGCACTCGGCCGGGCCGCCGACGCCGTCCCCGGGCTGGACGCCCACGTCAGCGCGCACCCCTGGCGGGAGGAGGGCTGGCGGCTGCTGGCCCTGGCCCTCTACCGGTCGGGACGGCGACCCGACGCGCTGGCCGTGCTGCGCCGGGCCCGCAGCCGGCTGGTCGACGAGCTGGGCCTGGACCCGAGCCCGCAGCTGGCCGCCCTGGAACGCGACGTGCTGCACCAGGCGCCCGCGCTGGAGCTCGCCGACGACCCGCTGACCCGGGCCACCGCGTCCTGGGAGCGGGCGGCCGGCCCACGCGCGCGGCTGGAGGCCACCGTCGGCCTGCTGCGCAGCCTGTCCCGCACCGGCGCCGAGGGGCTGGCCGCGGCCCGGGAGCAGCGGCTGGCCACCATCGCCGCCGCCGAGGAGATCGGCGACCCGCTGCTGACCGCCCGCGTGGTCGGCGACCTCGACGTCCCCGGCGTGTGGACCACCTCCGACGACCCGGAGCAGGCCGCCGCAGTGGTCGCCGCCGCCGAACGGGCGCTGCCGGTGACCGGCGCGGACGCCGTCCGGGTGCGGCTGCTGGCCACCGTCGCCGTCGAGTCGCGGGGGCTGCCCGGCCCGCGCGGTGCCGCGGCGGCCCGGGAGGCGGAGGCGCTGGCCCGGGAGCTGGGCGACCCGGCGCTGCTGGCCGTGGCGCTGGGCGCCCGCACCCTGCAGGTGTTCGACCGCTGCGGCCGCGCCGGCGACCGCGACGCCCTGGGTGCGGAGCTGGTGGAGCTGGCCGGGCGGCACGGTCTGACCGACTCCCTGGTGCTCGGCCACCTGGTGCGCATGCAGTCCCGCAGCGCCCTGGGCGACCTGGCCGGGGCCGGGCAGCACGCCGACCTGCTCGACCGCCTGGCCGTCACGCACGACCGCCCGCTGGTCGGCGTCTTCACCGGTGGCTGGCGGGCGCTGCGCGCGGCGGTCGAGGACTCCCCCGACGCCGAGGAGCAGCTCCGGACGGCGGCCCGGCTGCGGCAGGACTCCGGGATGCCCGGGGTCATCGACGGGCTGCTGACGCTGACGCTGGCCTGCCGGCAGGTGGCGCGCGGCGAGCCGGTGACCCCCGCCGGGCCGGCCGGACCGTACGCACCCTGGGTGGAGCCGCACCTCCGGCTGGCCGCCGGGGAGCCGGTGGAGGTGTCCGGGCTGCCGGACCCGCCGCCGGGTCTGCTGATGGAGGCGCTGTGGGTGCTCGCCGGCAGCGCCGCGGTGGCCGTCGGCGACACAGAGCTGCTGGCGTGGGCTCGGGCGGCGTTGACCCCCGCGGCCGGTCAGCTCGCCGGCGCGGGCAGCGGGATGCTCTCCGCCGGCCCGGTCAGCGACCACCTCACCCGGTGGGACCGCCTCCTCGGCGGTGTCGGCCGAGCCCGGCCGGACCGTGGACCGGGACGGTCCCGGCCCGCCGGGACCTCCTCGACCGGGCCAGCCTGA
- a CDS encoding NAD(P)-dependent oxidoreductase, with product MSSSSPVVVVTGANGLVGAAVCRALVQRSAQVRAVVRRAGTAPALAGVVEHVGDFADEAFAATLVSGADAVVTTVHPMGSPRDVQHRVAVEGTPVLARAARDAGVARFVHLSTAGVHDRSAGVGDIAEDGPLLPEGSGDYPDTKYATDVALAEVGGLTTVLVRPPAIMGAGETSVWNTLRPEEARTGARRENPARSWAWVHVEDLAALVADLATGAIATAEDPEQGPVAGGTTAVLVAGEPATWGDYLGTVTDALGVEPEWTDEPVWTGQLRTDRARRWGWTPRVDLARALEELRQGLTRG from the coding sequence ATGAGCAGCTCCTCTCCCGTCGTGGTGGTGACCGGCGCCAACGGTCTGGTCGGCGCGGCCGTGTGCCGGGCCCTGGTGCAGCGGTCGGCGCAGGTGCGCGCCGTCGTCCGGCGTGCCGGCACCGCGCCCGCGCTGGCCGGGGTCGTCGAGCACGTCGGCGACTTCGCCGACGAGGCCTTCGCCGCCACCCTGGTCTCCGGCGCCGACGCCGTGGTCACGACCGTCCACCCGATGGGCTCGCCCCGCGACGTGCAGCACCGGGTGGCCGTGGAGGGGACGCCGGTCCTGGCCCGCGCGGCCCGCGACGCCGGCGTGGCCCGGTTCGTGCACCTGTCCACGGCCGGGGTCCACGACCGCTCGGCCGGCGTGGGCGACATCGCCGAGGACGGTCCGCTGCTCCCGGAGGGCAGCGGCGACTACCCCGACACGAAGTACGCCACCGACGTCGCGCTCGCCGAGGTCGGCGGTCTCACCACGGTGCTGGTCCGCCCGCCGGCGATCATGGGCGCGGGGGAGACGTCGGTCTGGAACACGCTGCGCCCGGAGGAGGCCCGGACCGGTGCGCGCCGGGAGAACCCCGCGCGGTCGTGGGCCTGGGTGCACGTCGAGGACCTGGCGGCCCTCGTCGCCGACCTCGCCACCGGCGCGATCGCCACCGCCGAGGACCCGGAGCAGGGCCCGGTGGCCGGCGGCACGACCGCCGTCCTGGTGGCGGGCGAGCCGGCGACGTGGGGGGACTACCTCGGCACGGTGACCGACGCCCTGGGCGTGGAGCCGGAGTGGACCGACGAGCCGGTGTGGACCGGGCAGCTGCGCACCGACCGGGCGCGCCGCTGGGGCTGGACGCCGCGGGTGGACCTGGCCCGGGCGCTGGAGGAGCTGCGGCAGGGCCTGACGCGCGGCTGA
- a CDS encoding alpha/beta fold hydrolase: MTPQIPGSTLQRVPVADGVSLSAAVLGSGPALVLLHGFPQTHLMWRHVAPALAADRTVICPDLRGYGASDAPAEDGPDTYSARTMAADVVALARELGHERFALVGHDRGALVAVRAGLDHPDVVTHLGSLDVLPTLDSWDILHGVQAAVAWHLYLMAQPPGLPEAMITATADAFFGSFLDAWGSAELFPADVRAEYLRASAARVPSIVADYRASAGIDVEHDRADRDAGVRLTMPVAVLQQDWGSALGFDAAALWGAWAPDLVHRTASAGHFMAEQDPDLVVATVRDLLTR, from the coding sequence ATGACACCGCAGATCCCCGGCTCCACCCTCCAGCGCGTCCCCGTCGCCGACGGCGTCAGCCTCTCCGCGGCGGTGCTCGGCAGCGGGCCGGCGCTCGTCCTGCTGCACGGCTTCCCGCAGACGCACCTCATGTGGCGCCACGTCGCCCCGGCGCTGGCCGCCGACCGCACCGTCATCTGCCCGGACCTGCGCGGCTACGGCGCCAGCGACGCCCCGGCCGAGGACGGTCCGGACACCTACAGCGCCCGCACCATGGCCGCCGACGTCGTCGCGCTGGCCCGCGAGCTCGGGCACGAGCGGTTCGCCCTCGTCGGCCACGACCGGGGTGCGCTGGTCGCCGTCCGCGCGGGGCTGGACCACCCCGACGTCGTCACCCACCTCGGCTCCCTCGACGTGCTGCCCACCCTGGACTCCTGGGACATCCTGCACGGCGTGCAGGCCGCGGTCGCCTGGCACCTGTACCTGATGGCCCAACCGCCCGGCCTCCCCGAGGCGATGATCACCGCCACCGCCGATGCGTTCTTCGGCTCCTTCCTCGACGCCTGGGGGAGTGCGGAGCTCTTCCCGGCCGACGTGCGCGCGGAGTACCTGCGGGCCAGTGCGGCCCGGGTGCCCTCGATCGTGGCCGACTACCGGGCCAGCGCCGGCATCGACGTCGAGCACGACCGCGCCGACCGGGACGCCGGGGTGCGGCTGACCATGCCGGTCGCGGTGCTGCAACAGGACTGGGGGAGCGCCCTGGGCTTCGACGCCGCTGCGCTGTGGGGCGCGTGGGCGCCGGACCTGGTGCACCGGACGGCGTCGGCCGGGCACTTCATGGCCGAGCAGGACCCCGACCTCGTCGTCGCCACCGTCCGGGATCTGCTGACCCGCTGA
- a CDS encoding FAD-dependent oxidoreductase, translated as MPRPVSATRWAAAWWRRTGCPGGRRPAPRRPPASRRTAAGPGGPPAGLPRGPGCWDRCPARAVPRPSSAEGATVARSPAVPPRPVPRAGPVARRRPGGPGEPATAVVIGGSMAGLLAARVLTDHFPQVTVVERDELPDGADARRGVPHGRQLHVLLARGRQSIEQLFPGWDDDLLAAGAVRLRVPGDVQMVTPVGSIDRRAAGFEALSASRPLIEATVRRRLCALPGVTLVTGTQVTGLRAGDGGVVGVVTRDRDGTEAEVDADLVVDASGRGSRASAWLTELGYGTPQLTLIDPQLGYATRSYRVPAGCTADWKAAMVMAQPPSARVGGYLYPVEGGRWMLALMGTGADQPPTDEAGFTAFARRLPHPVIAEAIADAEPLGPAFAHRGTTNRRWEFHRMRRWPERFVVLGDAVCAYNPVYGQGITTAALGAETLDECLRDQRRRLPDGRLDGLAARFQRRLAWRNVLPWSVSTNQDTRFPTAGGARPGVVARLRYGFLDRVLAAATRDPAVADVDIRVYGMLDRPTALLRPHVLAAAARTAVADRRDRRSG; from the coding sequence GTGCCGCGACCGGTCAGCGCCACACGGTGGGCAGCTGCGTGGTGGCGGCGAACGGGTTGTCCCGGCGGCAGGCGGCCGGCACCCCGACGCCCTCCGGCGAGCCGGCGCACAGCAGCCGGGCCCGGGGGTCCTCCGGCGGGGCTTCCCAGGGGGCCCGGCTGCTGGGACCGTTGTCCTGCCCGGGCGGTGCCCCGACCGTCCTCGGCGGAGGGAGCCACCGTGGCCCGGTCACCTGCCGTCCCACCCCGCCCCGTACCCCGAGCTGGCCCGGTCGCGCGGCGCCGGCCGGGCGGCCCGGGGGAGCCCGCCACCGCGGTCGTGATCGGCGGGAGCATGGCGGGCCTGCTCGCCGCGCGGGTGTTGACCGACCACTTCCCCCAGGTCACGGTGGTGGAGCGGGACGAGCTCCCCGACGGCGCGGACGCCCGGCGGGGGGTGCCGCACGGGCGTCAGCTGCACGTGCTCCTCGCGCGTGGCCGGCAGAGCATCGAGCAGCTGTTCCCCGGCTGGGACGACGACCTGCTGGCGGCCGGGGCGGTCCGGCTGCGGGTGCCCGGCGACGTGCAGATGGTGACGCCCGTCGGGTCGATCGACCGGCGCGCGGCCGGCTTCGAGGCGCTGTCGGCGAGCCGGCCGCTGATCGAGGCCACCGTGCGCCGGCGGCTGTGCGCCCTGCCCGGCGTCACGCTCGTCACCGGCACCCAGGTGACCGGGTTGCGGGCCGGGGACGGTGGGGTCGTCGGCGTGGTGACCCGGGACCGCGACGGCACCGAGGCCGAGGTCGACGCGGACCTGGTCGTCGATGCGTCCGGGCGGGGCTCGCGGGCCTCGGCGTGGCTGACCGAGCTCGGGTACGGCACGCCCCAGCTGACCCTGATCGACCCCCAGCTCGGTTACGCCACCCGCAGCTACCGGGTCCCCGCGGGCTGCACCGCCGACTGGAAGGCGGCGATGGTGATGGCGCAGCCACCCTCGGCCCGGGTCGGCGGCTACCTGTACCCGGTCGAGGGCGGCCGGTGGATGCTGGCGCTGATGGGCACCGGGGCCGACCAGCCGCCCACCGACGAGGCGGGGTTCACCGCCTTCGCCCGCCGGCTGCCGCACCCGGTCATCGCCGAGGCGATCGCGGACGCCGAACCGCTGGGCCCGGCGTTCGCCCACCGGGGGACGACGAACCGGCGGTGGGAGTTCCACCGCATGCGGCGCTGGCCGGAGCGGTTCGTGGTCCTGGGCGACGCGGTGTGCGCCTACAACCCGGTCTACGGGCAGGGCATCACGACCGCGGCCCTGGGTGCGGAGACCCTGGACGAGTGCCTGCGCGACCAGCGGCGCCGGCTGCCCGACGGGCGGCTCGACGGCCTGGCCGCACGGTTCCAGCGACGCCTCGCGTGGCGGAACGTGCTGCCGTGGTCGGTCTCGACGAACCAGGACACGCGCTTCCCCACCGCTGGAGGTGCCCGGCCGGGGGTCGTGGCCCGGCTCCGGTACGGCTTCCTCGACCGGGTGCTGGCCGCCGCCACCCGGGACCCGGCGGTGGCCGACGTCGACATCCGGGTCTACGGGATGCTCGACCGCCCCACGGCGCTGCTGCGGCCGCACGTCCTGGCTGCCGCGGCCCGGACGGCGGTGGCCGACCGGCGGGACCGGCGTTCCGGCTGA
- a CDS encoding PP2C family protein-serine/threonine phosphatase: MSRRHLLPIGVLAFCTAVDLISGQGQVLIGLLAMGPLVAAVVLGRGATIGYGVVALALAVALGFYDRQYTGEAVLGQSFRLLGMVVSGAIAVLACTLRLRREAALARLNSEAATSRAAVQLAASLQRSLLTEPPAVPGLELAVRYLPAMQHAQVGGDWYDAFPLADGDTMLVIGDVAGHDVAAAATMAQARGVLRGIASTVTGSPAAVLSALDRALLQLRVDTLVTLVAATVRPDRDGGTTTLTWSNAGHPPPVLAAADGTVSVLRRPADLLLGISATARRTDHTVQLTPGDTVLLYTDGLVERRGSTLDEGTDWLVQALTPLAGRPLEQLCDVLLEGMAGAVPDDVALLAVRVRG, from the coding sequence GTGAGCAGGCGGCACCTGCTGCCGATCGGCGTCCTCGCCTTCTGCACCGCGGTCGACCTCATCAGCGGCCAGGGGCAGGTGCTCATCGGCCTGCTCGCGATGGGACCCCTGGTCGCAGCCGTCGTGCTGGGCCGGGGCGCCACCATCGGCTACGGCGTCGTGGCCCTGGCGCTGGCGGTCGCGCTGGGCTTCTACGACCGGCAGTACACCGGCGAGGCCGTGCTGGGGCAGTCCTTCCGCCTGCTGGGCATGGTGGTCAGCGGTGCCATCGCGGTGCTGGCGTGCACGCTGCGGTTGCGGCGCGAGGCGGCGCTGGCGCGGCTGAACTCCGAGGCGGCGACCTCGCGGGCCGCCGTCCAGCTGGCCGCCTCGCTGCAGCGCAGCCTGCTCACCGAGCCGCCGGCGGTCCCGGGGCTGGAGCTGGCCGTGCGCTACCTGCCGGCCATGCAGCACGCCCAGGTCGGCGGGGACTGGTACGACGCGTTCCCGCTCGCCGACGGGGACACCATGCTGGTCATCGGTGACGTCGCCGGCCACGACGTCGCCGCGGCCGCCACCATGGCCCAGGCCCGGGGCGTGCTGCGCGGCATCGCCTCGACCGTGACCGGCTCCCCCGCCGCGGTGCTGTCGGCGCTGGACCGCGCACTGCTGCAGCTGCGGGTGGACACCCTGGTGACCCTCGTCGCCGCGACGGTGCGCCCCGACCGCGACGGCGGGACGACGACCCTCACCTGGTCCAACGCCGGCCATCCCCCGCCGGTGCTGGCCGCCGCCGACGGCACGGTGTCGGTGCTGCGCCGACCCGCCGACCTGCTGCTGGGGATCAGCGCCACGGCCCGGCGCACCGACCACACGGTGCAGCTGACGCCCGGTGACACGGTGCTGCTGTACACCGACGGGCTGGTCGAACGGCGTGGCAGCACGCTGGACGAGGGCACCGACTGGCTGGTCCAGGCGCTCACCCCGCTGGCCGGGCGCCCGCTGGAGCAGCTGTGCGACGTCCTGCTCGAGGGCATGGCCGGCGCGGTCCCGGACGACGTGGCCCTGCTCGCCGTCCGGGTGCGCGGCTGA
- a CDS encoding DUF5703 family protein has protein sequence MSSPGDYEYAPLRLPAGISRSAAAQLMSMQSDTGGWELARLQAFADGSRKVIMRRRARLSYLPRPMI, from the coding sequence GTGTCATCGCCTGGCGACTACGAGTACGCCCCGCTGCGCCTGCCTGCCGGGATCTCCCGCTCGGCCGCTGCGCAGCTGATGAGCATGCAGTCCGACACCGGTGGCTGGGAGCTCGCCCGGCTGCAGGCCTTCGCCGACGGCAGCCGCAAGGTGATCATGCGGCGCCGCGCGCGGCTGTCGTACCTGCCCCGCCCGATGATCTGA
- a CDS encoding DUF2470 domain-containing protein: MTRSTRPAGPAALRPSSAERARTVAGHPAAAVCAAGIDGSRVLAHTTTGSGQVLLVVPTEGEVCTAVRRSADGDLAALLMVTDHAPVPLREAVRAQVWLSGWLTPVEPADRQEALLAFADVAPVGALLDVGSTATLLSLDLAEVVLGECGSVTELDPGDYLAAAPDPLAEVEATMLRHLDESHPEQLALLASRVPAEWTRGGAARPLGLDRFGFRLRFEQPAGHRDVRVPFAAPVSGPAELGAAVQRLLCAAERACPGR, encoded by the coding sequence ATGACACGATCGACCCGCCCCGCCGGCCCCGCCGCCCTGCGGCCGAGCAGCGCCGAGCGCGCCCGCACCGTGGCCGGTCACCCGGCCGCCGCGGTCTGCGCCGCCGGCATCGACGGCAGCCGGGTGCTCGCGCACACCACGACCGGCTCCGGGCAGGTGCTGCTCGTCGTCCCGACCGAGGGTGAGGTGTGCACGGCGGTGCGGAGGTCGGCCGACGGCGACCTCGCCGCGCTGCTGATGGTCACCGACCACGCGCCGGTGCCGCTGCGCGAGGCCGTCCGGGCCCAGGTCTGGCTGTCGGGCTGGCTGACGCCGGTCGAGCCCGCCGACCGGCAGGAGGCGCTGCTGGCCTTCGCCGACGTCGCCCCGGTGGGCGCGCTGCTCGACGTCGGCTCCACGGCCACGCTGCTGTCGCTGGACCTGGCGGAGGTGGTGCTGGGGGAGTGCGGCTCGGTCACCGAGCTCGACCCCGGCGACTACCTGGCCGCTGCCCCCGACCCGCTGGCCGAGGTGGAGGCGACCATGCTCCGGCACCTCGACGAGTCGCACCCCGAGCAGCTGGCCCTGCTGGCGTCGCGGGTGCCGGCGGAGTGGACCCGGGGCGGTGCGGCGCGGCCGCTGGGGCTGGACCGGTTCGGCTTCCGGCTGCGGTTCGAGCAGCCGGCCGGCCACCGGGACGTGCGGGTGCCGTTCGCGGCGCCGGTGTCCGGGCCGGCGGAGCTGGGTGCGGCGGTGCAGCGGCTGTTGTGTGCCGCAGAACGCGCCTGCCCGGGGCGCTGA
- a CDS encoding M20/M25/M40 family metallo-hydrolase: MSETSPTPLAGAQSEVAELLSDLIRIDTTNTGDTATSAGERKAAEWVAAKLDEVGISSVIHESEPGRASLVARIEGTNRDRPALLVHGHLDVVPADPSEWSVHPFGGEERDGYIWGRGAVDMKDMDAMTLALVRDWARTGVKPDRDIVLAYVADEEAGGRKGAHFLVDEHPDLFEGCTEAISEVGGFSITVRDDLRLYLVQTAEKGLGWMKLTAGGKPGHGSFVHDDNAVTRLAEAVARIGSTRLPTVLTPPMREFLDAVGDAYGIAIDPDSPEEALARLGSISRMIGAALRNTANPTMLDAGYKANVIPGTASATIDGRFLYGQEEEFEKQLDELIGEGVTREWLVHDQAVETTFDGPTVDLMVEALKAEDAGARPVPFTMSGGTDAKSFETLGMRCFGFSPLKLPAELDFASLFHGIDERISVDSLHFGIRVLDRFLRKV; this comes from the coding sequence ATGTCGGAGACCAGCCCCACCCCGCTCGCCGGTGCCCAGTCCGAGGTCGCCGAGCTGCTGTCGGACCTCATCCGGATCGACACCACCAACACCGGCGACACCGCCACCAGCGCGGGGGAGCGCAAGGCCGCCGAGTGGGTCGCCGCCAAGCTCGACGAGGTCGGCATCAGCTCGGTCATCCACGAGTCCGAGCCCGGCCGGGCCAGCCTGGTCGCCCGGATCGAGGGCACGAACCGCGACCGCCCGGCGCTGCTGGTGCACGGCCACCTCGACGTCGTCCCGGCCGACCCCAGCGAGTGGAGCGTGCACCCCTTCGGCGGGGAGGAGCGCGACGGCTACATCTGGGGCCGCGGCGCGGTCGACATGAAGGACATGGACGCCATGACCCTCGCGCTCGTGCGCGACTGGGCCCGCACCGGCGTCAAGCCCGACCGCGACATCGTGCTGGCCTACGTCGCCGACGAGGAGGCCGGTGGCCGCAAGGGCGCGCACTTCCTGGTCGACGAGCACCCCGACCTGTTCGAGGGCTGCACCGAGGCGATCAGCGAGGTCGGCGGCTTCAGCATCACCGTCCGCGACGACCTGCGCCTGTACCTCGTGCAGACGGCGGAGAAGGGCCTGGGCTGGATGAAGCTCACCGCCGGCGGGAAGCCGGGCCACGGCTCCTTCGTCCACGACGACAACGCCGTCACCCGGCTGGCCGAGGCCGTCGCCCGGATCGGCTCCACCCGGCTGCCCACCGTGCTCACCCCGCCGATGCGGGAGTTCCTCGACGCGGTCGGCGACGCCTACGGCATCGCGATCGACCCGGACTCCCCGGAGGAGGCGCTGGCCCGCCTGGGCAGCATCAGCCGGATGATCGGCGCGGCGCTGCGCAACACCGCCAACCCCACGATGCTCGATGCCGGCTACAAGGCCAACGTCATCCCCGGCACCGCCAGCGCGACCATCGACGGGCGCTTCCTCTACGGGCAGGAGGAGGAGTTCGAGAAGCAGCTGGACGAGCTGATCGGCGAGGGCGTCACCCGCGAGTGGCTGGTGCACGACCAGGCCGTGGAGACCACCTTCGACGGCCCGACGGTCGACCTGATGGTCGAGGCGCTCAAGGCCGAGGACGCCGGCGCCCGCCCGGTGCCGTTCACCATGAGCGGTGGCACCGACGCCAAGAGCTTCGAGACCCTGGGCATGCGCTGCTTCGGCTTCTCCCCGCTCAAGCTGCCCGCCGAGCTGGACTTCGCCTCGCTGTTCCACGGCATCGACGAGCGCATCTCGGTCGACTCGTTGCACTTCGGCATCCGGGTCCTGGACCGCTTCCTGCGCAAGGTCTGA
- the rpsD gene encoding 30S ribosomal protein S4 produces MNSSRPKVRRSRALGIPLTPKDVRYFERRPYPPGEHGRKRRVASDYSTRLKEKQRLRAQYDISETQLRSAFDRARRSGGKTGEELITHQLEARLDATVLRAGFARTIYQARQVVSHQHVLVNGARVDRPSYQVQPYDVIEIAEKSKSKPPFQVAASGAHAAAPSYLEVQLSQLRAVVARRPRRDEVPVICEEQLVVEYYSR; encoded by the coding sequence GTGAACAGCTCCCGCCCCAAGGTCCGTCGCAGCCGCGCGCTGGGCATCCCGCTCACCCCCAAGGACGTGCGCTACTTCGAGCGCCGCCCGTACCCCCCGGGTGAGCACGGCCGCAAGCGCCGCGTCGCGAGCGACTACTCGACGCGGCTGAAGGAGAAGCAGCGGCTGCGCGCCCAGTACGACATCAGCGAGACGCAGCTGCGCTCGGCCTTCGACCGGGCTCGGCGCAGCGGCGGGAAGACCGGCGAGGAGCTGATCACCCACCAGCTGGAGGCCCGGCTGGACGCCACCGTGCTGCGCGCCGGGTTCGCCCGCACGATCTACCAGGCCCGCCAGGTGGTCAGCCACCAGCACGTGCTGGTCAACGGCGCGCGCGTCGACCGGCCCAGCTACCAGGTGCAGCCCTACGACGTCATCGAGATCGCCGAGAAGAGCAAGAGCAAGCCGCCGTTCCAGGTCGCGGCCTCCGGCGCACACGCCGCCGCCCCGTCCTACCTGGAGGTGCAGCTGTCGCAGCTGCGCGCCGTGGTCGCCCGCCGCCCGCGCCGCGACGAGGTCCCGGTGATCTGCGAGGAGCAGCTGGTCGTGGAGTACTACTCCCGCTGA
- a CDS encoding SDR family NAD(P)-dependent oxidoreductase produces the protein MTRIDGRTAVVTGSGNGIGRAIASALAAAGAHVVVSDVLVDDGERTVAEITAAGGSAAFVAADVAVPEQAAALIGAAVDRFGRLDVLVNNAGGGGAQLRLHEVEPADFDRVVAVNLGGTFLCTKYAIPHFLAAGQGAIVNIASTYGLIGAPKAPAYCASKGAIINLTRQLAVDYGPDGIRVNAICPGYIDTGLGRRGPTLSEEDFAAATAVRERAAARQPLGRQAQPAEVAAVALFLASDAASFMTGSIVPVDGGCTTTFNYGDASN, from the coding sequence ATGACACGCATCGACGGCAGGACCGCCGTGGTCACCGGCTCGGGCAACGGCATCGGCCGGGCCATCGCCTCGGCGCTCGCGGCGGCGGGCGCGCACGTGGTCGTCTCCGACGTGCTCGTCGACGACGGTGAGCGCACGGTCGCCGAGATCACCGCGGCGGGCGGGTCGGCGGCGTTCGTGGCCGCCGACGTCGCGGTGCCCGAGCAGGCCGCCGCGCTGATCGGCGCCGCCGTCGACCGCTTCGGCCGGCTCGACGTCCTGGTCAACAACGCCGGCGGGGGAGGTGCCCAGCTGCGGCTGCACGAGGTCGAGCCCGCCGACTTCGACCGGGTGGTCGCCGTCAACCTGGGCGGGACGTTCCTGTGCACCAAGTACGCGATCCCGCACTTCCTGGCCGCCGGGCAGGGCGCGATCGTGAACATCGCCTCGACCTACGGCCTGATCGGCGCCCCGAAGGCCCCGGCCTACTGCGCGTCCAAGGGGGCGATCATCAACCTCACCCGCCAGCTCGCCGTCGACTACGGCCCGGACGGCATCCGGGTCAACGCCATCTGCCCCGGCTACATCGACACCGGCCTGGGCCGCCGCGGGCCGACGCTGAGCGAGGAGGACTTCGCCGCGGCGACGGCGGTGCGCGAGCGGGCCGCCGCCCGCCAGCCCCTGGGACGTCAGGCGCAGCCGGCGGAGGTCGCCGCGGTGGCGCTGTTCCTCGCCTCGGACGCGGCGTCGTTCATGACCGGTTCGATCGTGCCCGTCGACGGCGGCTGCACGACCACCTTCAACTACGGCGACGCCAGCAACTGA